A genome region from Neptunomonas japonica JAMM 1380 includes the following:
- the lpdA gene encoding dihydrolipoyl dehydrogenase codes for MSQKFDVIVIGAGPGGYVAAIRAAQLGLNTACVEKWVDDKGATLLGGTCLNVGCIPSKALLESTHKFHEASHDFDVHGIQTSDVQMDVKKMVSRKDTIVKNLTGGITGLFKANGVTTLSGMGKLLANKQVEVTAADGSVSVYDAENVILASGSVPVEIPPAPLTEGLILDNAGALDINETPKRLGVIGAGVIGLEMGSIWARLGSEVTVLEAMDGFLSLADKDVSKEAKKLLGKQGLDIKLNARCTGTEIIDGKEVKVKYTDANGEQELVVDKLIVAVGRRPQTSGLLAGDSGVKLDERGFIFVDESCHTGVPGVYAIGDSVRGPMLAHKASEEGVMVADIIAGHKAAMNYDVIPNIIYTYPELAWVGKTEQELKAEGVKIKVGKFPFAASGRAMASNATDGFVKIIADEETDRILGVHMVGAIASELIAQGGIAMEFCSSAEDLQLMVFAHPTVSEAVHEAALAVDNHAIHIANRKKR; via the coding sequence ATGTCACAAAAATTTGATGTTATCGTAATTGGTGCCGGTCCTGGTGGATATGTTGCTGCCATTCGTGCTGCACAGCTAGGTCTGAATACTGCGTGCGTTGAGAAGTGGGTTGATGATAAAGGTGCGACTTTATTAGGTGGTACTTGCTTGAATGTTGGTTGTATTCCTTCAAAAGCATTGTTGGAGTCTACGCATAAATTCCATGAAGCTTCACATGACTTCGATGTTCACGGAATTCAAACATCTGATGTTCAAATGGATGTTAAGAAAATGGTATCTCGCAAAGATACTATCGTTAAAAACTTAACCGGTGGTATTACGGGGCTGTTTAAAGCCAATGGTGTAACAACACTTTCTGGTATGGGTAAGTTGTTAGCTAACAAGCAGGTAGAAGTCACTGCTGCTGATGGTTCTGTATCTGTTTATGATGCTGAAAATGTTATTTTGGCATCAGGTTCCGTTCCTGTAGAGATTCCGCCAGCACCACTTACGGAAGGTCTGATTCTTGATAATGCCGGTGCATTGGATATCAATGAAACACCTAAGCGTTTGGGTGTTATTGGCGCAGGTGTTATTGGTCTAGAAATGGGCTCAATCTGGGCTCGTCTTGGTTCTGAAGTGACAGTGCTTGAAGCAATGGATGGGTTCTTGTCTCTTGCTGATAAAGATGTTTCTAAAGAAGCTAAGAAGTTGCTGGGTAAACAAGGCTTAGATATTAAGCTGAATGCTCGTTGTACTGGCACAGAGATCATTGACGGTAAAGAAGTCAAAGTTAAGTACACAGACGCTAACGGTGAACAAGAGCTTGTTGTTGATAAGTTGATTGTTGCGGTAGGTCGTCGTCCGCAGACTTCAGGTCTACTGGCGGGTGATAGCGGTGTGAAGCTGGACGAGCGTGGTTTCATCTTTGTTGATGAATCTTGCCATACAGGTGTCCCTGGCGTTTATGCGATAGGTGACTCTGTACGTGGCCCTATGCTGGCACATAAAGCTTCTGAAGAAGGTGTTATGGTTGCAGATATCATTGCTGGTCACAAAGCGGCTATGAACTACGATGTGATCCCTAACATTATTTACACTTACCCTGAATTAGCGTGGGTTGGTAAAACAGAACAAGAACTTAAAGCCGAAGGCGTTAAAATTAAGGTTGGTAAATTCCCATTTGCGGCTTCTGGTCGTGCAATGGCTTCTAATGCGACAGATGGTTTTGTTAAAATCATTGCAGATGAAGAAACTGATCGTATTTTAGGCGTTCATATGGTCGGCGCGATTGCATCTGAGCTTATTGCTCAGGGTGGTATTGCAATGGAATTCTGCTCAAGTGCAGAAGATCTACAGTTAATGGTATTTGCTCACCCAACCGTGAGTGAAGCTGTGCATGAAGCCGCATTGGCAGTAGACAACCATGCAATACATATTGCTAATCGTAAAAAGCGCTAA